The following are encoded together in the Proteiniphilum saccharofermentans genome:
- a CDS encoding aldo/keto reductase, translating into MTHYSYCGNSGVQLPKISLGLWHNFGFADDYETAREMVIHAFEQGITHFDLANNYGPPPGSAESNFGKILKEDLSSHRDQMIISSKAGHLMWDGPYGDGSSRKYLMASINQSLKRTGLEYFDIFYSHRYDPNTPVEETMQALVDIVRQGKALYIGLSKYPPVQARVAMNYLKERDVPCFIFQDKYSMFNRLPEKDILDITEEFGSGFIAFSPLAQGLLTDKYLNGIPEDSRAANPSGFLQKEQVTSLLVDKVKQLNAMAIQRGQTMAEMALAWTLRDKRVTSLIVGARNVSQLKDNLKALENTSFTKEELERIDAILDGATL; encoded by the coding sequence ATGACACATTATTCTTATTGTGGAAACAGCGGCGTACAACTCCCTAAAATATCACTGGGGCTTTGGCATAATTTTGGATTTGCCGATGATTATGAGACTGCACGTGAAATGGTAATACATGCTTTTGAACAGGGCATAACCCATTTCGACCTGGCAAATAATTATGGTCCTCCTCCGGGATCAGCAGAATCGAACTTCGGAAAGATCCTGAAAGAGGATCTCTCTTCCCATCGCGACCAAATGATCATTTCCTCCAAAGCGGGGCATCTGATGTGGGATGGCCCCTATGGAGACGGTTCATCGAGGAAATATCTTATGGCCAGCATCAATCAGAGTCTTAAACGGACAGGATTGGAGTATTTCGATATCTTCTATTCACATCGTTATGACCCCAATACGCCGGTAGAGGAGACAATGCAGGCGCTGGTCGATATTGTGCGACAGGGGAAGGCTCTTTACATAGGCTTGTCCAAATATCCACCCGTACAGGCGCGTGTTGCTATGAACTACCTGAAAGAAAGAGATGTTCCCTGTTTCATCTTTCAGGATAAATATAGTATGTTCAATCGCCTGCCTGAAAAGGATATCCTGGACATCACAGAAGAATTCGGTTCCGGATTTATTGCCTTTTCCCCGTTGGCGCAAGGGCTCCTTACCGATAAGTATTTGAATGGAATTCCTGAAGATTCGCGTGCCGCCAATCCATCCGGTTTCTTGCAGAAAGAACAGGTGACCTCATTGCTTGTGGATAAGGTGAAGCAGTTGAATGCGATGGCTATACAGAGAGGGCAGACCATGGCCGAAATGGCATTGGCCTGGACATTGAGAGATAAGAGAGTCACGTCTCTTATTGTGGGTGCACGTAATGTATCGCAGTTGAAGGATAATCTCAAGGCGTTAGAGAATACCTCATTCACGAAAGAAGAACTGGAACGGATTGATGCGATCCTTGACGGAGCTACATTATGA
- a CDS encoding Rieske 2Fe-2S domain-containing protein, translating into MRRMVFVLSVIILLAFSCGDETARQTVPYAPVNFRVDPSGYDAILNNPHSYKIFTEEERRLPSDRFGYAGVLVVSDARGDLHAFDLCCPHEDSKGITVTPDYEENEGYNGKVKCVSCGSVFVTMFGLGSVESGPSTEPLQRYNVLPLQDGSYRVVN; encoded by the coding sequence ATGAGACGGATGGTGTTTGTCCTTTCGGTTATTATCCTGCTTGCATTTTCCTGCGGGGACGAAACAGCCCGTCAGACCGTTCCGTATGCACCTGTGAATTTCAGGGTTGACCCCAGTGGTTATGACGCCATATTGAATAATCCGCACTCATATAAAATCTTTACCGAGGAAGAGCGACGTCTTCCTTCCGACCGTTTTGGCTACGCCGGGGTGTTGGTCGTCTCCGACGCAAGAGGGGATCTGCACGCCTTTGATCTTTGCTGTCCTCACGAGGACAGCAAAGGAATAACCGTAACCCCCGATTATGAAGAGAATGAGGGATATAACGGTAAGGTAAAATGTGTCTCATGCGGTTCCGTTTTTGTTACTATGTTCGGTCTCGGCAGTGTGGAGTCGGGGCCTTCAACGGAGCCCTTGCAACGGTACAATGTGTTACCGCTGCAGGATGGCAGTTACCGGGTAGTCAATTAA
- the mutL gene encoding DNA mismatch repair endonuclease MutL — protein MPDIIHLLPDSIANQIAAGEVIQRPASVVKELIENSLDAGATHIILSVKDAGRTFIQVIDNGKGMSATDLRMAFERHATSKIRSADDLFSLTTMGFRGEALPSIAAISHIEVKSRREEDELGSLLVISGSKVEKQEMVAAATGTSITVKNIFFNVPARRKFLKSNETERRNIFTEFERIVLVNPDVEFTLIENGVETLHLPKTGLRQRIVQIEGKNTNQQLIEINEETTLGKIYGYIARPEFARKGKVNQFFFVNNRYIRHPYFHRAVTTAFEPLIAANEKPGYYIYFQVDPDTIDVNIHPTKTEVKFENEQALWQILMVTVKESLGKFNAIPTIDFDRDDAPEIPVYDPSRTSSMPKVNVDPGYNPFHSHRTETPQPKVPAFGWEQLYKGFEKEKELVDEIEGRTPATLFKPAGGDRNLPETELSPEHYQYKQKYILTSVKSGLMIIDQHKAHVRILFDKYLEQIRNKRGISQRVLFPEVLELSASEAAALPSIMEDLEALGFELSDLGNHSFAIQAVPSEIENAAPAALIRSMIGKSMETGSDVKSEIQESIALSLANLTAIPYGNTLTTEEMLLIVSQLFASPSPTYTPDGQTIISVISDAEIEKRMQ, from the coding sequence ATGCCTGATATTATTCATCTCCTTCCGGATTCCATTGCCAACCAAATTGCTGCGGGTGAGGTAATACAGCGCCCTGCATCGGTAGTGAAGGAACTGATCGAGAACTCGCTCGACGCCGGCGCTACACATATTATTCTCAGTGTGAAGGACGCCGGACGTACCTTTATCCAGGTTATTGATAATGGCAAAGGGATGTCTGCTACCGATCTACGGATGGCTTTCGAACGTCATGCCACCTCCAAGATACGGAGTGCCGATGATCTGTTTTCACTTACCACGATGGGATTTCGGGGTGAAGCTCTCCCTTCTATTGCTGCGATCTCCCATATAGAGGTAAAGAGTCGGAGGGAAGAGGATGAATTGGGATCGCTGCTGGTCATTTCCGGATCGAAGGTCGAAAAACAGGAGATGGTGGCAGCAGCTACCGGGACCTCAATCACCGTGAAGAATATTTTCTTCAATGTGCCGGCAAGGAGAAAATTCCTGAAATCCAATGAGACGGAACGACGAAATATTTTTACCGAATTCGAGCGTATCGTGTTGGTTAATCCTGATGTGGAGTTCACACTGATTGAAAATGGAGTGGAAACACTCCATCTGCCCAAAACGGGACTGAGGCAACGCATCGTTCAGATAGAAGGGAAAAATACGAATCAGCAGTTGATCGAAATCAACGAGGAGACTACGCTTGGGAAGATTTATGGCTATATAGCCCGGCCCGAATTTGCCAGGAAGGGGAAAGTAAACCAGTTCTTTTTCGTCAATAACCGGTATATCCGGCATCCCTACTTCCACCGTGCGGTCACTACCGCGTTTGAGCCGCTTATTGCGGCCAACGAGAAACCAGGTTACTACATCTATTTTCAAGTCGACCCGGATACGATTGATGTGAATATTCATCCAACCAAGACGGAGGTTAAATTCGAGAACGAACAGGCTCTTTGGCAGATACTGATGGTGACTGTAAAAGAGTCGCTGGGGAAATTCAATGCGATTCCTACCATCGACTTTGACAGGGATGATGCACCCGAAATACCGGTCTACGACCCTTCCCGCACCTCTTCGATGCCGAAGGTGAATGTTGATCCCGGTTATAATCCTTTTCACAGTCACCGTACTGAAACCCCGCAGCCGAAAGTGCCTGCTTTTGGCTGGGAGCAGCTTTATAAAGGATTCGAAAAAGAAAAGGAATTGGTTGATGAGATAGAGGGTAGAACCCCCGCTACCTTGTTCAAGCCGGCGGGGGGCGATCGTAATTTGCCTGAGACTGAACTTTCCCCGGAACATTACCAGTATAAGCAGAAATATATACTCACCTCGGTCAAGTCGGGATTGATGATTATTGATCAGCACAAGGCGCATGTACGTATCCTTTTCGATAAATATCTGGAGCAGATAAGGAATAAAAGGGGAATCTCCCAACGGGTATTATTCCCCGAAGTGTTGGAACTGTCGGCTTCCGAGGCAGCCGCCTTGCCTTCCATCATGGAGGATTTGGAGGCGCTGGGTTTTGAATTGAGCGATCTGGGTAATCACAGCTTTGCCATACAGGCTGTCCCTTCTGAAATTGAAAATGCTGCTCCTGCCGCACTGATCCGTTCCATGATCGGAAAAAGTATGGAGACGGGAAGTGACGTGAAATCGGAAATACAGGAATCAATAGCGCTTTCGCTTGCCAATCTGACGGCTATTCCTTACGGAAATACATTGACTACGGAGGAGATGTTGCTTATAGTGAGCCAACTCTTTGCGTCACCTTCTCCTACTTATACCCCCGACGGACAAACTATAATCAGCGTGATATCGGATGCTGAGATTGAAAAGAGAATGCAATGA
- a CDS encoding peptidylprolyl isomerase — MKYSVKILFFFMAMLFVPSLMIAQNNVVDEIVWVVGDEAILKSEVEEYRKEILMQNQRIEGDPYCFIPEQLAIRKLFLDQAKLDSIEVQESQVTRSLEYMINEYIASVGSVERLEEYWGKSMTAIREDLREQLREQQLIEGVQQKHFGSVQLTPSEIRKYYNSLPQDSLPFIPTTLEVQIITVEPEIPLEEIDRVKAQLRDYTEQITSGKNSMSTLAILHSEDQGSAMRGGELGFMNRSSLSPEFANVAFALNDPQRVSNVVETEYGFHIIQLIERRNDMGNFRHILLKPKAPKVSLDTAIIRLDSIRTGIMDKKITFDDAATYLSADKDTRNNRGIMVNNTPRSANAGTPRFALNELNQDIAKVAGEMKKGDVSTPFIMINDKGREVAAVIKITDRNEGHRANINNDYQIIKQMAENAKQQKLVDEWLQDKIRKTYVRIDPEWQGCEYKYKDWLK; from the coding sequence ATGAAATATTCAGTGAAGATATTGTTCTTTTTTATGGCGATGTTATTCGTTCCCAGTCTGATGATTGCCCAGAATAATGTGGTCGATGAGATTGTATGGGTGGTAGGCGATGAAGCTATCCTGAAATCAGAGGTGGAAGAATACCGCAAAGAGATACTGATGCAGAATCAGCGTATTGAAGGTGATCCCTATTGTTTTATTCCCGAGCAGTTGGCTATTAGGAAACTGTTTCTCGATCAGGCGAAGCTCGACAGTATTGAAGTGCAGGAATCACAGGTGACCCGTTCACTGGAGTACATGATCAATGAATATATTGCTTCCGTTGGTTCAGTAGAGAGGTTGGAAGAATATTGGGGTAAAAGTATGACTGCCATCCGGGAAGACCTGCGTGAGCAGCTCCGTGAACAGCAACTCATAGAAGGTGTGCAACAGAAGCATTTCGGAAGCGTGCAATTGACACCTTCCGAAATCCGGAAATATTATAACAGCCTTCCCCAGGACAGCCTTCCCTTCATTCCGACGACACTGGAAGTGCAGATCATCACGGTAGAGCCGGAAATTCCATTGGAGGAAATTGATAGGGTCAAGGCGCAGTTGAGAGATTATACGGAACAGATAACCAGTGGCAAAAATAGCATGTCTACATTGGCCATACTCCATTCCGAAGACCAGGGATCGGCTATGAGAGGAGGAGAATTGGGCTTTATGAACCGTTCTTCTTTGTCTCCTGAGTTTGCCAATGTGGCCTTCGCGCTGAATGACCCGCAAAGAGTATCGAATGTTGTGGAGACTGAATATGGTTTTCATATCATCCAGTTGATCGAACGGAGAAACGATATGGGAAACTTCCGGCATATATTGTTGAAGCCGAAAGCACCTAAGGTGTCTCTCGATACGGCGATCATCCGCCTCGACTCTATCAGGACTGGAATCATGGACAAGAAAATTACGTTTGACGATGCAGCCACTTACCTCTCTGCAGATAAAGACACCCGGAATAACAGAGGGATCATGGTGAATAATACCCCCAGAAGTGCCAATGCCGGTACGCCACGGTTTGCCCTGAACGAGTTAAATCAGGACATTGCGAAGGTTGCGGGCGAAATGAAGAAAGGAGACGTGTCCACGCCATTTATTATGATAAATGATAAAGGGCGGGAGGTGGCAGCAGTTATTAAAATTACCGACCGTAACGAAGGGCATAGGGCTAATATCAATAACGATTACCAGATCATCAAACAGATGGCCGAGAATGCCAAACAGCAAAAGCTGGTGGATGAATGGCTGCAGGATAAAATCAGGAAAACGTATGTTCGTATAGATCCCGAATGGCAAGGATGCGAATATAAATACAAGGATTGGCTAAAATAA
- a CDS encoding cation:proton antiporter: MKKVFIFSFLLVTGLILSQLVPHLLGDNFYSFKIFLDALLYVSLAFIMINVGREFEINKEQWRSYSKDYLVAMGAAAFPWILVALYYLFAVAPSGMQLWGSGDAWKETFLLSRFAAPTSAGILFTMLIAAGLKHTWVYKKVQVLAIFDDLDTILLMIPLQILMIGMRWQMFVILIVAIMLIWVGWKKMNTYNLRQDWKSILLYSVIMYALIEALYRVSTYFFGGDGSIHIEILLPAFVLGMIMKGDHNAAPDLKSERVGNSISYLFMLLVGMSMPLFLGVDFGTVAEQSSSIISRIPIPSWGVIALHVVLVTLISNIGKLFPLLFYRDRKIGERLAVSVGMFTRGEVGAGVLFIAIGYQLGGVLLIVSVLAMCLNLLLTGFFISYAKKLTQDAVRETIEIGV, from the coding sequence ATGAAAAAAGTTTTTATTTTCTCTTTCTTGCTGGTTACCGGCCTTATTTTATCACAGCTTGTCCCTCATCTTTTAGGTGATAATTTCTATTCGTTCAAGATTTTCTTAGATGCATTATTATATGTTTCGCTGGCGTTTATCATGATCAATGTAGGGCGCGAGTTCGAAATAAATAAAGAACAATGGCGATCCTATTCGAAAGATTATCTGGTGGCTATGGGAGCGGCTGCATTCCCCTGGATACTGGTAGCCCTGTATTATCTGTTTGCGGTAGCGCCGTCCGGGATGCAACTATGGGGGAGTGGAGATGCTTGGAAGGAAACATTCCTGTTGAGCCGTTTCGCGGCTCCCACTTCGGCAGGTATTCTGTTCACGATGCTGATTGCTGCCGGATTAAAGCATACATGGGTGTATAAAAAGGTACAGGTGCTGGCTATTTTTGACGACCTGGATACCATCCTGCTAATGATCCCTTTGCAGATACTGATGATCGGAATGCGTTGGCAGATGTTCGTGATACTTATTGTCGCCATCATGTTGATATGGGTGGGCTGGAAAAAGATGAACACCTACAATCTCCGTCAGGACTGGAAGTCAATATTATTGTATTCTGTCATTATGTATGCCCTGATTGAAGCCCTTTACCGGGTGTCGACCTATTTTTTCGGCGGTGACGGCAGTATTCATATAGAGATTCTTCTTCCGGCTTTTGTTCTGGGGATGATTATGAAAGGTGACCATAATGCTGCACCCGATCTGAAAAGTGAAAGGGTAGGAAATTCTATATCTTACCTCTTTATGTTATTGGTTGGGATGAGTATGCCTTTGTTTCTTGGAGTCGACTTCGGTACAGTTGCGGAGCAGTCGTCCTCTATAATTTCCCGCATACCGATACCTTCCTGGGGAGTGATTGCTTTGCATGTCGTTTTGGTAACTCTGATTTCCAATATAGGAAAGCTCTTTCCATTACTTTTTTATCGGGATCGCAAGATTGGCGAAAGACTTGCCGTTTCAGTGGGTATGTTTACCCGTGGAGAGGTAGGTGCCGGAGTGTTATTTATAGCGATCGGATATCAATTGGGAGGTGTGTTGCTGATTGTCTCGGTTTTGGCTATGTGTTTGAATCTGTTACTCACCGGATTCTTTATCAGTTATGCCAAGAAACTGACTCAGGATGCTGTGCGGGAAACGATAGAAATAGGTGTGTAG
- a CDS encoding OstA-like protein, with translation MRKQRLQSFRGGILLFGLLSLMLASTYAQQPPRQQSADPPVEIVEMRQADLLSKRDGFDAQIFTGNVVFYHEGAFMYCDSAYLYQQANSFEAFSNVRMEQGDTIFVYGDYLHYDGNIRLARLRDNIRMEDRTATLFTDSLDYDRTTNLGYYFDGGMLVDEKNELTSYWGQYSPDTKEALFNDSVKLVNEDYIIYADTLKYNTESKFVDILGPSRIVSDSGYVHTSKGWYNTVTDDSKLLDRSEVYSNDGTKVLIGDTILYNRQTGQGEVFGDMFLEDKAQKAILRGNYGYYDEKTEYGMATDKAYAIDYSQGDSLYVHGDTLIMKTDSIYRDVKAFYNVRFYRSDLQGVCDSLHYASADSILYMIGDPVIWSDNNQILGNRIDVFLNDSTIEKAIVRDYALAIQERMEEDQFNQLSGRDMTAFFRDGELYHVLVEGDAVSLYYAMQEDSTIIGLNRMESAYLEMDTEKDRITKLKTYSATSGVMTPLPLLKPEETRLKEFVWLNYLRPTGSDDIFRRNERRSSEATEPRRGRFEREDITL, from the coding sequence ATGAGGAAACAACGCTTGCAATCTTTCAGAGGAGGCATACTTTTGTTCGGGCTACTTTCGCTTATGTTAGCGTCGACTTATGCACAGCAGCCTCCCCGGCAACAATCTGCGGATCCTCCGGTGGAGATTGTGGAAATGAGGCAGGCTGATCTTTTGAGCAAGAGGGATGGATTCGATGCGCAAATCTTTACAGGTAATGTGGTCTTTTATCACGAAGGGGCATTCATGTATTGCGATAGTGCTTACCTCTATCAGCAGGCCAATTCATTTGAAGCATTCAGCAATGTGAGGATGGAGCAGGGGGATACCATTTTTGTGTATGGCGACTACCTGCACTACGATGGAAATATCCGGTTGGCACGGCTTCGTGATAATATCCGGATGGAAGACCGGACTGCTACGCTCTTTACCGATAGCCTCGATTACGACCGTACTACCAATCTGGGATATTACTTCGATGGAGGGATGCTGGTGGATGAGAAGAACGAGTTGACTTCTTACTGGGGGCAATATAGCCCTGATACTAAGGAGGCACTGTTCAATGACAGTGTGAAACTGGTCAATGAAGACTATATTATTTATGCCGATACGTTGAAATACAACACCGAGTCGAAATTTGTCGATATCCTGGGTCCTTCACGTATTGTATCCGACAGCGGTTATGTGCATACAAGCAAGGGATGGTATAATACTGTGACAGACGACTCCAAATTATTGGACCGTTCGGAAGTGTATAGCAATGACGGGACAAAAGTACTTATCGGCGATACTATACTCTATAACCGTCAAACGGGACAGGGAGAGGTGTTTGGCGATATGTTCCTGGAGGATAAGGCCCAGAAGGCTATCCTGAGGGGGAATTATGGCTATTATGATGAAAAGACGGAGTATGGAATGGCTACAGACAAGGCATATGCCATTGACTACTCCCAAGGCGACAGCCTGTATGTGCACGGTGACACGCTCATCATGAAAACCGATTCAATATACCGGGATGTGAAGGCTTTCTATAACGTACGTTTCTATCGCTCAGACCTTCAGGGTGTATGTGACTCGCTGCACTATGCCTCAGCCGACTCCATACTTTATATGATTGGTGATCCTGTAATATGGAGCGATAATAATCAGATACTGGGAAACCGGATCGATGTTTTCCTGAACGACTCCACCATCGAAAAAGCTATTGTGAGAGATTATGCACTGGCTATCCAGGAAAGGATGGAAGAGGATCAGTTCAATCAATTGAGCGGTAGGGATATGACCGCTTTCTTCCGTGACGGGGAACTCTATCATGTCCTGGTGGAAGGTGATGCAGTTTCACTATACTATGCAATGCAGGAAGACAGTACTATCATCGGGTTGAATAGGATGGAGAGTGCTTATCTGGAGATGGATACAGAAAAGGACCGGATTACGAAATTAAAGACGTATTCAGCGACTTCAGGAGTCATGACTCCTTTGCCCCTGTTAAAACCCGAAGAGACTCGACTGAAAGAATTTGTCTGGCTCAATTATTTGCGACCTACTGGTTCTGATGATATTTTCCGCAGGAATGAACGGCGTAGCTCCGAAGCCACAGAACCCCGTCGGGGACGCTTTGAGAGAGAAGATATCACGCTCTAA
- a CDS encoding glycosyltransferase family 92 protein: MANFLTAFIPNRSKREKWREELVKSDLSFLMRKGFAEVMAGIIPHKMTRNQWRGILRYGLLRALKLRWKVYRNRTVSPKHYLAVCAIAKNEGPYFQEWIEWHHNLGIEKFYIYDNESTDNTKEVLEPYIVSGLVEYVFRKGVKQQLPVYDDCLEKHRLDARWIAFIDLDEFIVPMQDKTIPQFLCRFEGASAVEVNWLVYGSGGARKKVAGGVMERFKRHSEPSHILNRNVKSIVNPRRVFSFIGCHEVARMSGKTVDSHGQSVRKNFRDRNPQHDVIRINHYAVKSYEEFLEKRARGRARALSIRNLDYFEQFDLNDIEG; encoded by the coding sequence ATGGCAAACTTTCTGACGGCATTTATTCCTAACAGATCGAAAAGGGAGAAGTGGCGTGAGGAATTGGTAAAATCTGATCTATCCTTTTTGATGCGTAAGGGGTTTGCGGAGGTCATGGCAGGAATCATCCCACACAAAATGACGAGGAACCAATGGCGGGGAATTTTGCGTTATGGATTACTACGGGCCCTTAAACTCCGCTGGAAGGTATATCGCAATAGGACGGTATCTCCGAAGCATTATCTGGCTGTCTGCGCAATAGCAAAAAACGAAGGCCCCTATTTTCAGGAATGGATAGAATGGCATCATAATTTAGGAATAGAGAAGTTTTACATATATGACAACGAAAGTACGGATAATACCAAAGAAGTATTGGAACCTTACATAGTATCAGGGTTGGTGGAATATGTGTTTAGGAAGGGGGTGAAACAACAACTGCCGGTCTATGATGATTGCTTGGAAAAACATCGTTTGGATGCACGTTGGATTGCGTTTATTGATCTGGATGAGTTCATAGTGCCTATGCAAGACAAAACGATTCCCCAGTTTTTGTGCAGGTTCGAGGGTGCGTCCGCAGTAGAAGTTAATTGGTTGGTATATGGTAGCGGTGGAGCCAGAAAAAAAGTGGCCGGAGGGGTCATGGAGCGATTTAAAAGACATTCGGAACCAAGCCATATTTTGAACAGGAATGTTAAGAGTATTGTCAATCCACGTCGTGTCTTTTCATTTATCGGTTGCCATGAAGTAGCAAGAATGTCCGGAAAAACTGTTGATTCGCACGGTCAATCGGTTCGAAAGAATTTCAGAGATCGCAACCCCCAGCACGATGTTATTCGTATCAACCATTATGCTGTAAAATCCTACGAAGAGTTTTTGGAAAAACGTGCCAGAGGTCGGGCTAGGGCACTTAGTATCCGGAATTTGGACTATTTTGAACAATTCGACCTTAATGATATAGAGGGGTGA